In the Raineyella fluvialis genome, GCCCGGCCTCGCCGACGAGAGTGTGCCGGGGCCCGCCTACGTCGCCGCGCCAGGCATCCACGACCGACTCGGCGGACGGCTCGCGGGCGCCCTGACCCATGCCCACCTGCTCGTACTGCATCCCCGCGATGCCTCCCCGGAGGCGTTGGCGTCGCTGGCCGCAGCCGGCTGGTCCCGATCCGGAATCGTCACCCTGTCCCAGGCCGTCGCCTTCCTCACCTACCAGATCCGCCTCGTCCACGGCCTACGACAGCTGGCCATCGAAGGAGACTCATGACCACCCCGACCGAGCAAGCGGCACTGGCGGAGCAGGCCGGGACACCACCGATCCCCCCGGTCGTGCACCCGAGCCTCGAGCGCCCCGACGCCTTCACCCAGGACCAGCTGGGCTGGGTCGCGTGGCTCGAGCCCCGCTCCGCAGCCGACCTGACCGAGGAGCAGCAGGCCGGCCTGCTGCAACGCTCCCGGGCCGCCAGCCCCTACTTCCGACTGCTGGCAGAGGACCCGCCGGTACTGGCGGCTCGTACGCACACCGACTTCGACATCTTCCACTCCACCGAGGACGGCCTGCGCCGGGGCGAACGCGAACTGGCCGCGGCGGTTGCTTCCCGGGTCAACGGGTGCGTGTTCTGCGCCTCCGTGCATGCCCGTTTCGCGTCGCATCACTCGGGACGCCACGACCAGGTCCAAAGGCTGCTCGATGAGGGTCCCACGGCCCTCATCGACGACGATGATCCTGCGTGGTCCGCCATCGCGGCGGCGGCCGTCGCACTCTCGGGGACGCCGGCAGGATTGGGCGCGGAGCACGTGGCCGCCCTGCGTGCGGCAGGTTTGGCGGACCTGGACATCTTCGACCTGGTCAACGCCACATCCTTCTTCGCGTGGGCGAACCGTCTGATGCTGTCGCTGGGTGAGCCGGAGGTGATCGGAACGTAGACTCGTGCCATGACCCAGCATCTGAGCCCTGGCGCCGAGACCCTCGTCGACGAGCGCGTCGAGCAGGAGGAGGACCTCCGGTACGAGGAGGGCGACCATGAGCGCTTCTCCCACTACGTGCCGAAGGAGCGCCTGACCGAGGCCATGGTGATGGGCACCCCTGTCATCGCCCTGTGTGGCAAGGTCTGGGTGCCCTCGCGCAACCCCGATCGCTTCCCGGTCTGCCCCGAGTGCAAGGAGATCTGGGAGACCCTGCAGGACGACAGGCACTGACCCGGTGACTTTCCCTCTCGACGCCCGACGGCTGTCCGGCGTGGTCGCCGTCTGCGCGCTGCTGCTGGCCGGCTGCGCCCAGGGGACCGGTTCGGCGACCTCCACCGCCTCGGACACTCCCGCGACCACCGATCCCGCCACCACCTCGGCCACCCCCAGCAGCAGCACGTCGGCGCCAGCCGTGAACGTCCGTCAGGTCGGTGCAGTGCTCGACGTGAGCAGCAGCGATCGCTATCGCTTCGCGTCGCCGACCGGCAACATCGTCTGCCAGCTGGACAAGGATGCCGTCCAATGTGCCGCCGCGGATCGCCAATGGACCCCGACGCCGACCGGTAAGGACGACTGCAAGGATCCGAACGGCGACGTGGCGCTGAGGTCCGACGGCCGGGCCGTCGTGGTCTGTCACGGCGACTCCATCGGCCAGAGGACGGACAAGAAGACGTCCGCCACGGTCCTGGACTACGGCCACGCCGTGAAGAAGGGCGACATCATGTGCCTCAGCCAGACCAACGGCGTCACCTGCTCCAGCAACGTGAACGGCGCCAGCATCTTCCTGTCCCGGGAACGTTACGAGGTCAACGGGAGCTGACGCCTGGCCGCGGCTCGACCCGACATCGGTGGGGTCGAGCCTGGCGGCTCAGCGACTCGCCGACACCCCGGCCCGCACGTACGCCACGACGGAGGCCACCGCCGCCTCGACCGCCATGCCATGCTCGATCAGCGGAACCACGCCGTTGATCGCACCCCAGGAGATCGCGGTCAGGACCGCGACGTCCCCGCCACCGACGGCGGCGATCGCCGCCGACAGGGGGGCGACGAGCTCCTGGTGCAGCTGGCGCAGCCGCTCCTGCTGATCGGGGCCGAGCGTGGCGACATCGACGGACGGATCAGGAGCATGCCCGTCGGCGGCTCCCTGCAACATCGTCCGGATGATCGCCTCCAAGCGCGCCGCCGGCTCCGGTCCAGCGGCCTCGAGGGCTGCGGCGAGGGCGGCGTTGACCTGCACGAAGGTCTCCTCCACCGCCAGGGCGACCAACTCGTTGCCCGACCTCGCGTACTGGTAGACGCTGGTCCTCGCCAGCCCGGCCCGCTCGGCCACGGCGGCGGGCGTAACGGCCGAGGCACCCTCGGTCGTGAGCAACTCGACCGCTGCCGCCACGACCTGGCGCTCCTTCATCGCACGATGTTCGGCGACCGTCGCGGCGGAGATCTTCGGCACCGCCCCATCTTCCCACGGATCCAGCCACGGCAGCGATGCACATCACTCCATTCCGGTTTTACCAACACACCGTCGGAATGTTACCGTCGACTCGTCAGTAAGATCGTCCCGCCACGCCTGAGTGGCACCGTCAGGGAGACCCCATGTCCGACCCCACCACTCCCACTCCCCGCATCCCCACAGGTGCCGCCGGTGCCACGGCCGCTCCGCCCGGTGACTTCACCGGCACCCCCCACCGGTGGTGGGGGATGGCCGCCATCGCGCTGGGCACCTCGTTGGTGATCATGGACGCCACGATCGCCAACGTCGCGCTGCCGGTCGTCATCGACGACCTCCACATGAGCGCCACCCAGGCGCAGTGGGTCAGCGCCGTCTATGCCCTGGTCTTCGCGTCACTGATGCTCACCTCGGGCCGGTTCGGGGATCTCTTCGGCCGCCGGATGATGTTCGTGGCCGGCCTGGTCGTCTTCATGGGGTCCTCCCTCGTCGCCGGTTCGGCGGGCAGCCCGGAGGTGCTGCTCGCGGCCAGGTTGGTGCAGGGTGTCGGGGCCGCGATGGTGCTTCCCGCCACCACGTCGACGATCAACGCGATGTTCACCGGCAAGGACCGCAGCATCGCCTTCGCGATCTACGGCTCGGCGATCGGTGGCATGGCGGCGGTGGGCCCGCTCGTCGGTGGCTGGCTCGCCACCGACGCGAGCTGGCGCTGGGCCTTCTGGCTCAACATTCCGTTCGGGATCGCCGCGGTGGTTCTGGCCACCCGCTACCTGCCGGAGACGCGGGATCGTACGTTGCGCCGAGGCATCGACTGGTCCGGGACCGTGCTCGCGACGCTGGGTCTCGGCGGCATCGTCTTCGCCCTGGTCGAATCCTCCTCGTTCGGTTGGCTGCACCAGGCGGACGGCTCGCTGTCCCCGGTGCCGTTCGCCCTTGCCGGTGGTGTTGTCCTGATGGGCCTGTGGGTCTGGGCCGAACGGATCCGGCACCGTCGCGGGGCCATCGTCCAGGCCCACCTCGGGCTGTGGCGCATCGCGAACTTCCGGCACGGGGCCATCGCCTCGATGGTGATCACGCTCGGGGAGTTCGGCATGCTGTTCACCCTCCCCCTGGTCCTCCAGGGCGCGCTGGGCTACGACGCGCTGGGCACCGGGTGGCTGATGATGGTGCTGGCCGTCGGGACGTTCGTGATGTCGGGCGCGGTCCCCCAGCTCACCCGTCGGATCGGCGCGCGACGAGTGGTGCAGTTCGGCGTCTTCGTCGAGGCGATCGCGGTGGCCGGGCTGGCCCTGGCGCTTCCCGGCACCGCCTGGTCGATCGGGGCCTGCCTCTTCCTCTACGGCCTCGGCGTCGGGATGGCGACGGCGCAGGTGACCAGCGTCTCCCTCGCCGAAGTGCCGGTCGGCCTGTCCGGGGAGGCGTCCGGCATGCTCACCACCGTTCGCCAGATCGGTTCGGCACTCGGGGTCGCGGTGCTCGGTGGTCTGCTGATCAGTTCACTCACCCAGGGCACCCAGTCGCGCCTGGATGAGGTCCCACTGCCGGCGGCCGCCCGGACGGCGGTGGTCAGCGCGGTGCACGACTCGATCGGTGCGGCGATCCCTGCGCTGCAGCGTGACGCCCGGACCACTGCGGCGGCCCAGCTCGCGGCGGAGGCCTTGGTCGACGCGGCCAGGATCTCCACCGGCGTCGCCGGCGGCATCCTCGGGATCGGTTTCCTGGCCACTCTCGCCCTGACCGAGGTGTCCGCCGAGGAGACGATGCGCCGGCGCGGACGTACGGAGAGCGCCGTCGAGGCCTGAGCCACGGAGTAACTCCCGGGTGCGAAGGGCCAGGGGTGGGATGGCCTGCCACGCCCGCAGAGCTGAGGTTCTCGCGTGAGGGCCCTGAACAACTGAGGGGAATTGCGTAACTGAGGAGGAAAAGCGGCCAGAAGGTCCTCAGTTGTGCCTATCCCCTCAGTTGCGCGAATGGCCCTCGCCCTGGTCACGGTGAGTCCCTCAAACGCTCAGGGAGCCGGGAAGGTCGAGGCCTCGATCGGCGCCATGTCCACGCTGACCTTCATCGCCGACCGCCCAGCCTCGCCGTAGATCACGCCCCGCACCGGGGCGACATCGGAGTAGTCCCGGCCCCAGGCGACGGTGGCGTGCGACTCGTCGACCGGCCGGTCGTTGGTCGGGTCGAGGTCGTACCAGCCGGCCCCCGGCACCCAGACCCCCGCCCAGGCATGTGTCGCGTCGGCCCCGATGTTGCGGGGCCGCCCGGGTGGGGGGATCGTGGCCAGGTAGCCGGAGACGTACCGCCCGGCCAGTCCCACCGAGCGCAGGCAGGCCACCATCAGCTGGGCGAAGTCCTGACAGACCCCCGCCCGGATCCGCAGCACCTCGTCGACCCGGGTCGTCACGGACGTGGCGCGAGGGTCGTACGCGAAGTCGGCGTGGATCCGGTGGTTCAGCTCCTCGACGGCCTCCCCCAGCGGCCGGCCGGCCGGGAACGACGGGGCCGCGTAGGCGGCGACCTCGGCACGGATGTCCACCCGCGGCGACGGCAGCGTCAGGTCGACGGCACGCCACCAGTCGGACACGTCGCGACGGCTGTCCGGCCGGCACCGTTCCCACGGCTCGGCGAGGGCCTGCGGCTCGACGGTCTGCGCGCCCACGGTCAGGTCCGTCGTGCCGACGATGACCAGGTCCGTGTGCGGCGCGGTGACGTGGTACCAGGTGCGGGTGTTGCCGTACACATCGACGTACGTCGCCCGATCCGAGGGGACCGGCGTCACGTCGATGCGGTGGCCGAGGAGGTGCTGACGGCTGTCCTCCTGCGGCGCCAGATGATAGAGCCCGTAGCTCGAGGTGATCCGTCCCTCGTAGTGGTAGGCGGTTTCGTGGCGGATGCGGTAGGTCCTCACATGCCACCCCCACCGGGACCGGGCGGCCGCTCGGCGGCGACCCAGAGCGGGCGCGGCTGCGGCTCACGGCGCAGGTAGGACTCGGCGATCGACTCCGAGACGCGGAACAGCCTCGAGCGCAGGTCTGCGAGGTAGTCGTCGACGCAGTGGACCGGATTGGGACCCGGTGTCGGTGCCTGCGGCAGGGCCGATCCGGCCTCGTCAGCAGCCGGGGGGACGAGGGCCGGTTCACCGTGGCTCACCCGCCGCACGGCGGTGGCGGTGGTGAGGTCGGCGAGGTCCGCGAGCAACCGCTGGGGCCGGCCCGTGGTGGGGGCGTGCGGCAGGCGACCGAGCGCCCGCTGCAGCCGCTGCACCTGGAAGGCGACCGAACGCGGATTGCTCGGGTCGGCCACCAGCAGGTCCAGCACCGCGGCGACCTCGGGGCGCCCGCCATGTCGACGGCGGTGGGTCACCACGCTCTCCGCCGCCGTCATCGCGGCATTGAGCACCATCTGCTGCGGCGGGAGGGACCAACGGCCGTTCCCGTCGGCGGTCGCCCCGGCTCGCAGCGCCGGCATGGAGAAGCTGTACTGCAGCAGGCCGACCACCTGGACGGCACGTTCCACCGCTCGCCCCGAGTCGAGGAGTTGCCACCCCGCGTCGCGGACCATGTTCTCCGCGGTGATCCCGTTGAGCGCCAACAGCGCGACGAGGCTGCGTTCGGCGGCATCCGCGAGCCGACTCGAGTCGTCGGGGGCCGCGCGGCGCAGTTCGTCCAAGGCGCGCTCGGCCCCGGCCAGGACGACCCAGACGTCGGAAGAGAGCTGGTCCCGGACACCGTCGGCCGCATGGCTGAGTCTCGCCAGGGACCTGGCGACGGTGCCGCGCCGCGACCGGTTCACCAGCTGCGTCCGCAACTGGCGCAGGGCGCTGCTCCCGTCGTTGGGCCTGGGTGTCGACGTGAGCGCATACAGCGCATCGAGCAGTACGTCCACCGGTGACCCGGGCCGGCAGACCATGTTCATCTCGACCAGCACGTGGTGGGTGGCGCTGACGAGTCGGACGATGTCCTCGGCCCGTTCGGCATAACGGCCCATCCAGTACATGTCGTCCAGCACCCGCGGCACCATCGCACCATTGGTGGCGATGAGGTCGGCGACGACGTCGTCCTCGGCATCGGTCATGGCCGGCAGGTCGCTGCCGACGATCCACAGGTCCTTGGTGGGTCGTCCGGAGATGGCGGCCGTGCCCGGCGTCGTCGCCTTCGGCTCGGCGACGACCTCTCCCAGGCCGCCCGGGAGGGCGGCGTACGAGGTGCCGCGGCGGATCAGGTAGCCGGTGAGCTGGAACGGCGCGGTGACGATCCTGCCGTCCCGGATCGTCGGGCTCGTCGACAGCGGCAGCGGCTGCTGACCGACGTAGAGGTGGGGCTCCGCCTCGAGACGACGGACCAACTCGTCACGCTCACCGGGGCCGAGCAGGGGACCTTCCCAGGTGCGGCCGGAGCCGATGTGGGCGACCCGCAACTCGGCCAGATGCGTACGCACATGACTGCGGGCGGAGTCCTCGCCGCACCACCAGGTCGGCAACGAGGGCAGCCGCAGCGGCTCGTCCAGCAGCACATGGCAGATGACGTCGTCGAAGGCCATCAGGCCCGGATTCTCCAGCACCCCGGTGCCGAGCGCGTTGACCACCGACACAGCGCCGCGCCGGACCACCTCGGTGAGTCCCGCGACGCCGAGCCGGGAACCGGGCTGCAACTCGAGGGGGTCGGTGGCGCGAGCCGCTACGTGGCGGAAGATCACGTCGACCGGCTCGAGCCGCCCCAGCGACCGCAACCACACCCGCCCGTCACGGACGACGAGGTCGCTGCCCTCGACGAGGGGGAAGCCGAGCCGACTCGCGAGGAAGGCCTGGTCGAAGGCCGTCGCGGCGTGGGTGCCGGGAGTGAGGACGACGACATGAGGGTCCTCGACCTCGCTCGGGCCGGACTCGACCAGCGCCGCACGCATCGCCTGGTAGAAGGGGGTGAGTCGGATCAGGTCCGCCTCGCGGTAGAGCTCGGCGTGCACCCTGGACAGGACCCGCCGGTTCTCCATCGCATACCCGGCGCCGACCGGGGCCTGGGTCTCCTGGGCCCGGACCAGCCAGCCGCCCTGCGGATCACGCCCGATCGTCGCCCCGGCCATGAACAATCCGCCCGCCTGCCGCGCCCCGACCAACGGGCGGAGGTAGCCGGGGTGGCCCATCACGACCTCGGGCGGCAGGACGCCGTCGGCCAGCAGACGCTGCTCCCCGTAGAGGTCTGCGAAGACGGCCGACAGCAGCTCGGCACGCTGCACCAGCCCGGTCTCCAGCTCACGCCACTCCCGGGAGTGCAGGACGAGGGGCAGCGGGTCCAGACGCCAGGGCTGCGGCTCGGCGACGTCCTCGTCGTCGTCAGTGTGTCCGCCGTCGTCGGCGACCTGGGTCGTCCACGGGCGGTAGGTGACGTTGTCGTCCGCCAGGCGCCGGTCGATCTCCCGCTGCCGGACCGACCAGTCGAGAGACGCCTCCGTCAGTGCGTCGAGCTCGGCCCACCCCACCCGCAGCGTGCCGTCCGGGGCCCGGAACTCGTCGTACGGGCCCGGAGCGGGGCCGGGCCCCGCGGAATCCATCGTCAATCCCTCAGTAGCGGTAGAAGTCCGGCTTGAAGGGTCCCTCGACCGGCACGCCGAGGTAGTCGGCCTGCTTCTGCGTCAGGGTCGACAGGTGCACACCGAGCGAGGCGAGGTGGAAGCGAGCCACCATCTCGTCGAGATGCTTGGGGAGCCGGTGGACGCCGATGGGGTACGCGTCGAGGTTGGTCCACAGCTCGATCTGGCCGAGGACCTGGTTGGTGAACGAGTTCGACATCACGAAGCTGGGGTGCCCGGTGGCGTTGCCGAGGTTGAGCAGTCGCCCCTCCGACAGCACGATGATCGCGTGCTCGCTCACCTCGGCCCCGGACTCGGTGCTGCCGGCGGGGAAGACCCACTCATCGACCTGCGGCTTGACGGTCGTCCGCCGCACGCCCGGCCAGGCCGCGAGACCGGCCATGTCGATCTCGTTGTCGAAGTGACCGATGTTGCCGACGATCGCCTGGTGCTTCATCAGCGCCATCTGCTCGGCGGAGATGACGTCACAGCAGCCGGTGGCGGTGACGAAGATGTCGCCGACACCGATCACCTCGTCGAGGGTGGCGACCTGGTAGCCGTCCATCGAGGCCTGCAGCGCACAGATGGGGTCGATCTCGGTGACGATGACCCGGGCCCCCTGGCCGCGCAGCGACTGCGCGCAGCCCTTGCCCACGTCGCCGTAGCCGCAGACGACCGCGACCTTGCCGCCGATCAGCACGTCGGTCCCCCGGTTGATGCCGTCGATCAGGGAGTGCCGGATCCCGTAGATGTTGTCGAACTTCGACTTGGTCACCGCGTCGTTGACATTGATCGCCGGCCACAGCAGCGAACCGTCCCGCGCCGCCTGGTAGAGCCGGTGCACGCCGGTCGTGGTCTCCTCGGTCACGCCCTGGATGCAGCCGGCGACCGCGACCCAGTCGACCGTCCCGTCCTGGAGCGTGGACCGCAGGACACCGAAGAGCGCCCGCTCCTCGTCCGACTGCGCGGCGGCGGGATCCGGCAGGGTGCCGGCCTTCTGGTGCTCGGCCCCGAGGTGGACGAGCAACGTGGCGTCGCCGCCGTCGTCGAGGATCATCGTCGGCAGTTCGCCGCCGGGCCAGATGAAGGTCTGGGTGGTGGCCCACCAGTACTCGTCGAGGGACTCCCCCTTCCAGGCGAACACGGGCTGGCCGGCCGGCGCCTCCGCCGTCCCGTCGCCCACGGCGATCGCCGCGGCGGCGTGGTCCTGGGTGGAGAAGATGTTGCAGGACGCCCAGCGGACCCGAGCTCCGAGAGCGACCAGGGTCTCGATCAGCACCGCCGTCTGGATGGTCATGTGCAGGGAGCCGGCGATCCGGGCTCCGGCCAGCGGCTGCTGGGGGCCGTACGTCTCGCGCATCGCCATCAGGCCCGGCATCTCGTGTTCGGCAAGAGCGATCTCACGGCGGCCGAAATCGGCCAGGGTCAGGTCAGCGACGCGGTAGTCCATGGTGGGCAATGCTACAAGGTGACTGTGCGGGGCCCTGCCGGTGCGCCACCATGCGTCGGGGCCCCGGTCGATCGACCGGGGACCCGACGCCAGCAGGGAACAGGCGAGGCTCAGCGCACGGCGCCGGGGCCGGGCCGCGGCCCGGTGTCGCCCCCGCGGGCCTGGCCCTTGACTGTCTCCGCGCTGGACCGGGCATCCTCACGTACGGTGTCGACGCCCGACTGGGCCGTGTCCTTCACCGAGGCTGCGGCGTCCTGGGCGACGGGCTTGACGTTCTCCACCGACTCCTGGACGACGCTCTTGGCCTCGTCGACCAAGGGAGCGGCCTGCTCCTTGACCCTGGACGCGGCCCGGCGCTCGGCCTCCGAGGCCGGCATGAGTGCAGCCACCACTCCGCCGAGGCCGAAGGCGATCAGGCCGAGGGCGAGCGGTGCGCCCTGGGTCCGGCGGCGGATCTCCTGCGGAGCATGGGCAGCAGCGTCGCGGACGTTCGCTGCCACCTCCCCGGCGCCCTCCTTGGCCCTCTGCACCGTCGAGGGCTCACCCGCCGAGGCGTAGGGGTCCTCGCCGGAGCGTGGCCCGGACGGACGGCCGTACGGCGCCCCGGTCCCGGCCGTCACCGGGTATCCGCGCTCGTCGTAGTAGTCGTAGTAGTCGTTGTCGTCGTACTCGTCGTCCGAGCCGAAGAGCCGGGCGCGCAGTGACCCGGCCGACGACCGGACCTTGCGCACCTGGCGCCGGGCGATCTGGCGGGGGCTCGCCTCGTCGGCCAGGGCGTTGACGTCATAGCTGAGATTGGCACGGGTGCGATCGATGTCGCGCCGGATGTCATCGGGGTCGTTGGTGCTCATCGGTTGTTCTCCTCGTCACCCTTCAGGGCATCAGGGATCTGGGTGAGGCTTTCCTTGGTCTGCGGCACGCCGGGTGCCTTCTTCATCTGGGACCGTCCGACGGCCACGAGGATCGCGGCGATGATCGCCCAGATCACGGCCACGATGAGGCCGGCGGGGGCGAGGGCGGGCTCGGCGGCCGTGCCGATGGCCCGGCCGATCACCCACCAGAGCGCCAGGGAGAGGAAGGTGACGACCATCAGCCCGCCGACCGCCGCTCCGGCGAACATGCCGGCGCCGGCGCCGTAGTGCTTGGCCGTCTGGGAGGCCTCCGCCTTGGCGAGGGCCACTTCCTGACGCATCAGGGTGGACAGGTCCTCTCCCAGGTCGCCGACGATCTCCCCGATCGAGCGCTCGTCACCAGGGAGGCGCGGGCTGTCGGGATCGCTCCCGCGGGCCTCAGGGGTGACCGGCTGGTACGGGTGGCTCATCGCGGACCCTCCTGACTTCTCCGGGGATCACGCGGATCCGGGATGCCGGCCCCGGTGGACGTGGGCCCGGTCGACTCGGAGGTCACCTCCGGGTACGTGTCGGAGTAAGGGTTGTACGAGGCGGTCTC is a window encoding:
- a CDS encoding transglutaminase family protein; translated protein: MRTYRIRHETAYHYEGRITSSYGLYHLAPQEDSRQHLLGHRIDVTPVPSDRATYVDVYGNTRTWYHVTAPHTDLVIVGTTDLTVGAQTVEPQALAEPWERCRPDSRRDVSDWWRAVDLTLPSPRVDIRAEVAAYAAPSFPAGRPLGEAVEELNHRIHADFAYDPRATSVTTRVDEVLRIRAGVCQDFAQLMVACLRSVGLAGRYVSGYLATIPPPGRPRNIGADATHAWAGVWVPGAGWYDLDPTNDRPVDESHATVAWGRDYSDVAPVRGVIYGEAGRSAMKVSVDMAPIEASTFPAP
- the ahcY gene encoding adenosylhomocysteinase, which encodes MDYRVADLTLADFGRREIALAEHEMPGLMAMRETYGPQQPLAGARIAGSLHMTIQTAVLIETLVALGARVRWASCNIFSTQDHAAAAIAVGDGTAEAPAGQPVFAWKGESLDEYWWATTQTFIWPGGELPTMILDDGGDATLLVHLGAEHQKAGTLPDPAAAQSDEERALFGVLRSTLQDGTVDWVAVAGCIQGVTEETTTGVHRLYQAARDGSLLWPAINVNDAVTKSKFDNIYGIRHSLIDGINRGTDVLIGGKVAVVCGYGDVGKGCAQSLRGQGARVIVTEIDPICALQASMDGYQVATLDEVIGVGDIFVTATGCCDVISAEQMALMKHQAIVGNIGHFDNEIDMAGLAAWPGVRRTTVKPQVDEWVFPAGSTESGAEVSEHAIIVLSEGRLLNLGNATGHPSFVMSNSFTNQVLGQIELWTNLDAYPIGVHRLPKHLDEMVARFHLASLGVHLSTLTQKQADYLGVPVEGPFKPDFYRY
- a CDS encoding MFS transporter, coding for MSDPTTPTPRIPTGAAGATAAPPGDFTGTPHRWWGMAAIALGTSLVIMDATIANVALPVVIDDLHMSATQAQWVSAVYALVFASLMLTSGRFGDLFGRRMMFVAGLVVFMGSSLVAGSAGSPEVLLAARLVQGVGAAMVLPATTSTINAMFTGKDRSIAFAIYGSAIGGMAAVGPLVGGWLATDASWRWAFWLNIPFGIAAVVLATRYLPETRDRTLRRGIDWSGTVLATLGLGGIVFALVESSSFGWLHQADGSLSPVPFALAGGVVLMGLWVWAERIRHRRGAIVQAHLGLWRIANFRHGAIASMVITLGEFGMLFTLPLVLQGALGYDALGTGWLMMVLAVGTFVMSGAVPQLTRRIGARRVVQFGVFVEAIAVAGLALALPGTAWSIGACLFLYGLGVGMATAQVTSVSLAEVPVGLSGEASGMLTTVRQIGSALGVAVLGGLLISSLTQGTQSRLDEVPLPAAARTAVVSAVHDSIGAAIPALQRDARTTAAAQLAAEALVDAARISTGVAGGILGIGFLATLALTEVSAEETMRRRGRTESAVEA
- a CDS encoding alkylhydroperoxidase domain protein; translated protein: MTTPTEQAALAEQAGTPPIPPVVHPSLERPDAFTQDQLGWVAWLEPRSAADLTEEQQAGLLQRSRAASPYFRLLAEDPPVLAARTHTDFDIFHSTEDGLRRGERELAAAVASRVNGCVFCASVHARFASHHSGRHDQVQRLLDEGPTALIDDDDPAWSAIAAAAVALSGTPAGLGAEHVAALRAAGLADLDIFDLVNATSFFAWANRLMLSLGEPEVIGT
- a CDS encoding TetR/AcrR family transcriptional regulator; its protein translation is MPKISAATVAEHRAMKERQVVAAAVELLTTEGASAVTPAAVAERAGLARTSVYQYARSGNELVALAVEETFVQVNAALAAALEAAGPEPAARLEAIIRTMLQGAADGHAPDPSVDVATLGPDQQERLRQLHQELVAPLSAAIAAVGGGDVAVLTAISWGAINGVVPLIEHGMAVEAAVASVVAYVRAGVSASR
- a CDS encoding DUF3039 domain-containing protein, with amino-acid sequence MTQHLSPGAETLVDERVEQEEDLRYEEGDHERFSHYVPKERLTEAMVMGTPVIALCGKVWVPSRNPDRFPVCPECKEIWETLQDDRH
- a CDS encoding circularly permuted type 2 ATP-grasp protein, coding for MDSAGPGPAPGPYDEFRAPDGTLRVGWAELDALTEASLDWSVRQREIDRRLADDNVTYRPWTTQVADDGGHTDDDEDVAEPQPWRLDPLPLVLHSREWRELETGLVQRAELLSAVFADLYGEQRLLADGVLPPEVVMGHPGYLRPLVGARQAGGLFMAGATIGRDPQGGWLVRAQETQAPVGAGYAMENRRVLSRVHAELYREADLIRLTPFYQAMRAALVESGPSEVEDPHVVVLTPGTHAATAFDQAFLASRLGFPLVEGSDLVVRDGRVWLRSLGRLEPVDVIFRHVAARATDPLELQPGSRLGVAGLTEVVRRGAVSVVNALGTGVLENPGLMAFDDVICHVLLDEPLRLPSLPTWWCGEDSARSHVRTHLAELRVAHIGSGRTWEGPLLGPGERDELVRRLEAEPHLYVGQQPLPLSTSPTIRDGRIVTAPFQLTGYLIRRGTSYAALPGGLGEVVAEPKATTPGTAAISGRPTKDLWIVGSDLPAMTDAEDDVVADLIATNGAMVPRVLDDMYWMGRYAERAEDIVRLVSATHHVLVEMNMVCRPGSPVDVLLDALYALTSTPRPNDGSSALRQLRTQLVNRSRRGTVARSLARLSHAADGVRDQLSSDVWVVLAGAERALDELRRAAPDDSSRLADAAERSLVALLALNGITAENMVRDAGWQLLDSGRAVERAVQVVGLLQYSFSMPALRAGATADGNGRWSLPPQQMVLNAAMTAAESVVTHRRRHGGRPEVAAVLDLLVADPSNPRSVAFQVQRLQRALGRLPHAPTTGRPQRLLADLADLTTATAVRRVSHGEPALVPPAADEAGSALPQAPTPGPNPVHCVDDYLADLRSRLFRVSESIAESYLRREPQPRPLWVAAERPPGPGGGGM
- a CDS encoding DUF3618 domain-containing protein; translated protein: MSTNDPDDIRRDIDRTRANLSYDVNALADEASPRQIARRQVRKVRSSAGSLRARLFGSDDEYDDNDYYDYYDERGYPVTAGTGAPYGRPSGPRSGEDPYASAGEPSTVQRAKEGAGEVAANVRDAAAHAPQEIRRRTQGAPLALGLIAFGLGGVVAALMPASEAERRAASRVKEQAAPLVDEAKSVVQESVENVKPVAQDAAASVKDTAQSGVDTVREDARSSAETVKGQARGGDTGPRPGPGAVR
- a CDS encoding DUF6636 domain-containing protein, with translation MTFPLDARRLSGVVAVCALLLAGCAQGTGSATSTASDTPATTDPATTSATPSSSTSAPAVNVRQVGAVLDVSSSDRYRFASPTGNIVCQLDKDAVQCAAADRQWTPTPTGKDDCKDPNGDVALRSDGRAVVVCHGDSIGQRTDKKTSATVLDYGHAVKKGDIMCLSQTNGVTCSSNVNGASIFLSRERYEVNGS
- a CDS encoding phage holin family protein, giving the protein MSHPYQPVTPEARGSDPDSPRLPGDERSIGEIVGDLGEDLSTLMRQEVALAKAEASQTAKHYGAGAGMFAGAAVGGLMVVTFLSLALWWVIGRAIGTAAEPALAPAGLIVAVIWAIIAAILVAVGRSQMKKAPGVPQTKESLTQIPDALKGDEENNR